The nucleotide window AGGATTTAGCTTCCTCCGTCTCCTCCTCCATTACCAGTACTTCCACCGCCAGTGTCAGTATCAGTTCCAGAATTTCCACCTCCGTTATCTATAGTAGTTGCTCCTCCTCCAAATTGTAATGCTTGCTCTTCTAAAGTGTAATTGTTTTTCATCTTCCCTTTTGTTTAATGTTTTAAATTTACGTTTTTTAAAAATAATATTTTATCCTTTAAAACAAAAGGTTTTAAGAGTTTTTTAGCTTTTTAACAGGAAAGTTTCTTGATAAATGACAAAAATGTCATGAGTTTTTATAAAAAAGGTATAATTACTCAGGTAATTAAGAGTTTCCTTTGGTTGTTGTACTTTCTAAATAACAATCGTTACTACGAATAAAACACAATTAAAAGCATTTATCTTTTGTGTTTAAAAGTAAATAAAAAAAGCTGTTCTCTATAAAATACCGAACAACCTTTTAATAGTAATTGGCATTGTTTTTCAAGATTTAATCTTAGTCATCTCCATCTCCATTACCTCCACTTCCACCTCCATGATCACAACGATCATCATACCCTGGTTGATCTTCTTCAGTACATTCTTGCTCCCATGGCATGCCATTAGGTAAAGGAGACCCTCCGCTAATATTTTGTTGTTTAGTTCTTGTTAGAACTGTTCATAGATTTTCAATATTTTTTAACATAATATAGTTATTTAAATTTTATACTTGGAAAAGTATAATTTTATTCCTTATAAACAAAAAAAAACAGGAAAAATTCGTTTTTAGAAAACTAAATTGAAAAGGTTGCTTCAGTCGTTACTTACTTGAAGTTATAGCGAAAAATCGTCACTGTGAACGTAATATAATGGAGTGAAGTAGTCTGTTTATCTTGTACTCAAAACTTAAATAAAAACAATATTTCAAAAGATTGCTTCTTCGTACCTCATCGCAATGACAGGAATCGTCACTGCGAATGAAACGCAGTGGAATGAAGTAGTCTGTTTATATTGTACTCAAAATATAATTGCTAACTCTTATTAGAAAGATTGCTTCAGTCGTTACCCCCTTCGCAATGACATTAATAATCGTCACTACGAACATAATACAATGGAATGAAGAGTCTGTTTGTTTTGTACTAAAATTTAATTAACAACTCTTATTAGAGAGGTTACTTCGTCATACTTCCTCGCAATGACAGCTTGTTTATTATTTTATTGGAAGTTCAATTTCAATAGTAGTTCCTTCTCCTAATTTTGAGTTTACTTTAATAACTCCTTTTAATTTTTTTATTCTTGAGTTTATATTCTTCAACCCAATTCCTTTATTTTCTTTTTCTGAATCAAAACCAACTCCATTATCTTCAATTTTTATGTTCATATTACCACCTTCTTGAACTATTTTTAGCTTTATAGTATTTGCTTTTGCGTGTTTAATACAATTTTGTATCACTTCTTGAAGAATTCGATGAATATTAATTTTTGCTTTTTCATCAATCTTTTTCCAATCAATCTCTGTTGAAATATCTACACTATATTCAAAACCTCCTATTTTACTTTTCTCTTCAAAGAGTTCTTTAATCAATAGTTTAAAATTATCTGATTGACTTATAGTATGGCTCAATTTATGTGAAACTTCTCTGATTTCTTTTTCTACATTTTGTAACTCATTAAGAAGGTATTGGTGTTTATTTAACTCATCAATATCACCTTGAAGTTTTAAAAAACCTAAACTAAGTCGAGTTCCAAAAAGCTTACTTAAAACTCCATCGTGCAATTCTTGTGCAATTCTATCTCTTTCTAAATACCTAGTCTCAGCTTGTTGTAATTGTGTTTGGTATACTAATTTTCTTCTACGTAATACAAAAAATAAAGAACCTATACTTAGCCCCAACAAACTTATAAGTGTTAATAACCAACCAATTGTTTTTTGTTGCTTTTGATATGATATTTCTTCTTGACTTCTATTATTTTCAGACTTTAAGAGCGTATTTTCTTTTTCCCTTTTAACTGTTTGGTAATTAAATCTCGCTATTTTTTCTTGTAATTTATTAGTTACATCAATTAAACTGTCTTTTAATTGTACGTATTTTTTAAAATAATCTTTTGATTTAGAATATATATTTTGATTTAGAATTAATTCTAATTTTTGTAATTGAAGTTCCTTATTTTTACTTTTAAGCGCATATTCAAAAGCTTTAATAGCGTGTTTATTTGCTAAGCTCTTGTTCTTTTTATCAATATAGTACAGACTAATATTTGTGTGCGTAAAACATAAACCTTCATTGTTTTTTAATCTTTCTTTTATGTATACCGCTTCATTATATTTTTTAATAACACCTTCTTTTTTACCTAAAACATAATTACTGATGGCTATACCTTCTATTAAGTTAGCGTAAACTTGGGGTGCTTTCATTTTAATACCTTTATCCGCTAACCCATATTTAAAATATTTTATTGCTTTTTCATGTCTATCATCATTTTGATAATAAACTCCTTGATCTAACCATAAGTTACCCCAAACTTCGTTACGTTTATTTTCACCTTTTTGTTTTGAGAAAAGATATTCTTGAGAAAATGCCATAGCAGAAAACAGCATAGCACATAGGACTAATCGCATAATTTAAATAACAATTTTTGTTTAAAAGTAATGCTTTTTAAATTAATCTATGTTTAAACATGTTAGAGAGTTTTCATTCTAAAAAAGTGAAATGTCACGACGAATGAAACGTAGAGAAATGAAGTAGTCTCTTTATTCTCTGTTCAAAATTTAAACACTAACTCTTATTCGAGAGATTGCTTCGTCATACTTCCTCGCAATGACATTAACAATCGTCACTACGAACATAATGTAATGGTGCGAAGTAGTCTGTTAACCTTGTACTCAAAATATAATTGTTAACTCTTATTGAAGAGATTGCTTCAGTCGTAACCTCCTTCGCAATGACATTCTTTTTAGTATATTCAACTTATGAAAAAGAACTGTGTTTATTTACTTACAAATAAAAATAATACTGTTATATATATTGGAGTTACTAGTAACTTGATAAAACGTATATATCAACATAAATCAAAAACTTTTAAAGGTTTTACTGCTAAATATAATTGTGATAAACTAGTTTATTTTGAAGAATTCGATTCTATTGACGAAGCTATTATTCGAGAAAAACAGTTAAAGTCTGGTAATAGACGAAGAAAAGAAGACTTAATTAACATTGAAAACCCTCTATGGAAAGATTTATCAGAAGGTTGGTTATTTGATTTCATGTAATAAATCATCACTACGAACAAAGTGCAATGGAGTAAAGTAGTCTGTTCATCTTGTACTCAAAATATAATTAACAACTATTATTAGAAAGATTGCTTCTTCGTGCCTTATCGCATTGACAGGAGTTTATTTAAACCCAATTGCTAACGCCATTTTATCTTCTAATTCTTGTAAATGATTTGAAGAAGTTTTAGAGTTCCATTCAAAGTGTTTTATAAACTCGTCTAGTACAAATTGCTTATAATTATCAACACTTGGTTTATCAAAAAACAAGCGTCCTGTACGTCGCATAAAAAAGTCGGTTGGTGTACACGTCATTTCATGCTGAATAGTAAACCAAACCTCCGCTTTTAATAATTGTTTTTCTGAGTTTTCTTCAGTTAACTCATCAAATTTATCTAAAATAATATCGGTTTGTTTTCCATAGTTATGTACTAAATAACTAGCGTCTTTCTCTGTTAAACCAAATGATTTTATACGTTTATATACCTGATTCGTGTAAATTTTTACAGACTTGTAATTTAAAAATGGTCCTCCTGATAAAATAAGGTCTTCTGTTTGTATTGGTTCAAATTCTTTTTCAAACCTACGGGTCATCTTTTTAGCTACTATATCTACAATACGTTCAGCCATTTTACGATACCCTGTTAATTTACCTCCAGCAATAGAAATTAACTTCGTATCAGACACAAATATTTCATCTTTACGAGATAACTCTGAAGCTGATTTTCCTTCTTCATGTATCAATGGTCGTAAACCTGCCCATGACGACTGAATGTCTTCTAATGTAAGTGTTATATCTGGGAACATATTATTTACTGCTTCTATTAAATAGAGTGCATCAACAATACTAGTTTCTACGTTGTCTTTATCTTGTTGGTAATTGGTATCAGTGGTTCCAAAATAAGTTACTTTTCCTCTAGGAATAGCAAACATCATTCGTCCATCAGGAATATCAAAATACACCGATTGCTTTACAGGTAATTTTTCATGAGCTACTACTAAATGGACTCCTTTAGTTAAATGTAAACGTTTTCCAATTTTTGAATTGTTAATTTGACGTAGTTCATCTACCCATGGTCCTGCAGCATTTACAACATACTTCGCTTTAATATTAAAACTTTTATCAGTTAAAACATCGGTAACTTTAGCTCCAACTACACGTTTATTTTCATAAATAAACTCATCAGCTTGCACATAGTTTAAAATTTGCGCGTCATATTGACTAGCAGTTTTTAATATTTCAATCGTTAAACGAGCATCATCAGTTCTATATTCTGCATAAAACCCAGCACCATTTAAAATACTATCTGGCAATAATGGCTCTTTTTCAAGCGCCTCTTCTTTGTCTAACATTTTACGTTTATCATCACCTTCAACTGATGCTAATACGTCGTATATTTTTAGCCCTATAGATGTTAACCATGATCCATAAGTTCCTCCTTCAATAAGTGGTAAAATCATTTTCTCAGGAATTACCAAATGAGGAGCTAGCTTATGTACTATTGCTCGCTCTGTACCTACTTCTTTAACTAGCCAGAAATCAAATTGTTTTAAATATCGTAAACCACCATGAATTAGTTTAGTTGACTTACTACTTGTTCCAGAAGCAAAATCATTTTTTTCTACTAAAGCAACTTTCATTCCTCTTGATGCTGCATCTAAAGCAATTCCAGCTCCTGTAATTCCACCACCAATAATTAACATATCAAACTCTGTGGTTTCAAGTTCTTGTTGAATATTTGTACGGTTAAAAAACGAAAAATTGTTCATAGTAGAAAGGTGTT belongs to Tenacibaculum sp. MAR_2010_89 and includes:
- a CDS encoding sensor histidine kinase, yielding MRLVLCAMLFSAMAFSQEYLFSKQKGENKRNEVWGNLWLDQGVYYQNDDRHEKAIKYFKYGLADKGIKMKAPQVYANLIEGIAISNYVLGKKEGVIKKYNEAVYIKERLKNNEGLCFTHTNISLYYIDKKNKSLANKHAIKAFEYALKSKNKELQLQKLELILNQNIYSKSKDYFKKYVQLKDSLIDVTNKLQEKIARFNYQTVKREKENTLLKSENNRSQEEISYQKQQKTIGWLLTLISLLGLSIGSLFFVLRRRKLVYQTQLQQAETRYLERDRIAQELHDGVLSKLFGTRLSLGFLKLQGDIDELNKHQYLLNELQNVEKEIREVSHKLSHTISQSDNFKLLIKELFEEKSKIGGFEYSVDISTEIDWKKIDEKAKINIHRILQEVIQNCIKHAKANTIKLKIVQEGGNMNIKIEDNGVGFDSEKENKGIGLKNINSRIKKLKGVIKVNSKLGEGTTIEIELPIK
- a CDS encoding GIY-YIG nuclease family protein, whose product is MKKNCVYLLTNKNNTVIYIGVTSNLIKRIYQHKSKTFKGFTAKYNCDKLVYFEEFDSIDEAIIREKQLKSGNRRRKEDLINIENPLWKDLSEGWLFDFM
- a CDS encoding glycerol-3-phosphate dehydrogenase/oxidase, which produces MNNFSFFNRTNIQQELETTEFDMLIIGGGITGAGIALDAASRGMKVALVEKNDFASGTSSKSTKLIHGGLRYLKQFDFWLVKEVGTERAIVHKLAPHLVIPEKMILPLIEGGTYGSWLTSIGLKIYDVLASVEGDDKRKMLDKEEALEKEPLLPDSILNGAGFYAEYRTDDARLTIEILKTASQYDAQILNYVQADEFIYENKRVVGAKVTDVLTDKSFNIKAKYVVNAAGPWVDELRQINNSKIGKRLHLTKGVHLVVAHEKLPVKQSVYFDIPDGRMMFAIPRGKVTYFGTTDTNYQQDKDNVETSIVDALYLIEAVNNMFPDITLTLEDIQSSWAGLRPLIHEEGKSASELSRKDEIFVSDTKLISIAGGKLTGYRKMAERIVDIVAKKMTRRFEKEFEPIQTEDLILSGGPFLNYKSVKIYTNQVYKRIKSFGLTEKDASYLVHNYGKQTDIILDKFDELTEENSEKQLLKAEVWFTIQHEMTCTPTDFFMRRTGRLFFDKPSVDNYKQFVLDEFIKHFEWNSKTSSNHLQELEDKMALAIGFK